Within Fusobacterium gonidiaformans ATCC 25563, the genomic segment GTTGTCTTTCCAACTCCACTATGAGTTCCTGCTAATAGAAAAGCCTTCATACTTCTTCTCCTTTTTTTAATACTTCTTGTATGGCTTTGAGGACTCTATTATTAGAAATCCTATCTTTTACAGCTAATCTTATATAATATTCGTTTAAGAACGGAAAATTAGAGGCATCTCTCACTAAGATTCCTTTTTCTATCATAGCTGCTTGAAATTCTCTCGCTTCTTTGGAAAGCAATTGTAACAAAATAAAATTTGTTTCCGTTTCATAAACCTTTATTTCTGAAATTTTTGATAATTCTTGATGAAAGTATTTCTTTTCCTCTCTAATCCAATCTTCTGTTTTTCTAATATATTCTTCATCTTCTAACATAGTAAGCCCTGCTAAATTCGCAAAAACATTGACGGACCATGGCTCTTTTTCTTCCTGCATTCGTGAAAACAAATCTGCATTCCAAGTCATTCCATATCCTAAACGAAGTCCTGGAATTGCAAAAAATTTTGTCAAAGCTCTTAGAATAAATACTGATTTTGATTTTAATAAAGCTACTGTTTTTTCTTTCCAGCTCTCCACAAATTCTATAAAAGCTTCATCTACAAAGAGTTGGATTCCTTTTTTTTCAATTACAGTCACAATTTTTTTAAAATCTTCCAAAGGAATAAATTTTCCTGTTGGATTATTCGGATTGCACAATAACACCAAGTCATAATCTTCTTTTTGTATTTCAGAAATTAAGGCTTCCACATTCAAAATAAAATTTTCTTCCTCTTTCAATGGAAAAAGACAAATTTCACTTCCCACTGTTTTCAAAACTCTGGCATACTCTGCAAAACAAGGTCCTACTAACAAAGTTTTTTTAGGGCGTAATGCTCTTATATACAAAAATAAGATTTCTGTTGCTCCATTTCCTACAAGAATATTTTCTCTACTCACTTGATTATAGTTTGCTATCTTCTCTCGCAATTCAATATAATCAATATCCGGATATTGACTAAGGGAAGAAAAATTTTGAATTGCTTTGTCTATAAATTTTTGAGGGACTCCGAGCGGATTGATATTTGAGCTATAATCTAAGACTTCCTTTCCCTCTCGTTGTAAACGATAAATATTACCTCCATGTAAATCCATGATAAAGTCCCCCTAATAGAATAAAAAGAATGCAAGCACAAAAAGAAGTTCCATAAAGCAGTTTCACTCCTCTTCGAACAATCTCAACAGAAAAAGGAAAAAGAGCATCCCCTATTTTTTGTTTTTCATAGGCTTCTCCAAAATAAAAAATTTTTCCTCCAAACTGTACTCCTAGAGCTCCTGCATAAGCAGCCTCAGACTGCCCGGAGTTTGGACTTGCATGCTTATTTCCATCTCTTTGAAAAATTTGATACGATTTTTTTGCAGAAAAACCTAAAATCCCTGCTGCTAGTGGAATAAAAATTCCTCCTGCTAAACGAGCAGGAAGCCAATTGGCAATATCATCCATTTTTGCAGAAAATCGACCGAACAAATTATATTGCTCTGTTTGATAACCGACCATAGAGTCTAAAGTATTGATTGCCTTATAGGTCATCGCAAAAGGTAAGGCTAGAGATACCCCTAAGACATGAAAATGACTCCCGATGAAAGCATAAAACATTGGAGAAATCACTCCATCTACCGTATTTTCTGCTATAGTCTCTAGGGTACTCATACTAATCTGTTGTTCATCCATCTCTTTCGTGTCTCGGCTCACCAAATAAGATAATTCTTTTTTTGCCTTGTCTAAGTCTCCCTCTTCTAGAAGGCGAATCACTTTTTTCCCTTCCATGGCTAAACTTTTTGTTGCTAAGCTGGTATAGAGAAAGAAAATCTCCAAATATTCATTCTTTGCTAGATAAAAGGAAATAATAAATGTGATAGCACAAGTAGCAAACCATAAAAACACTCCAGCATAATACTTATTTGAAAATCGATATAATATTTTTTCTAAACTAGAAATCCACTTCCCTATAAAACGAACTGGATGAGGAAACCAATAAGGATCCCCAAAAACCAAGTCTAAAAAATAGGCAAAGGAATAACGAAAGATAAATATCATTTCTTCTCTTGTCCTTTCTCAAATTCATCCATAATTTTATAAATTCTTGATATATCTAAATGTTTTCTATAAAGCTGTTCCAATTTTTCCCATTGTTCTTCTCGATATTCTTGGTAATCTTGCAAAGAACCTTCTAAATTCTTTTTTTGACGAAATTCTTCTAAAAGTCTATTTAAAAATTCCGTATTATCAAAAATACCATGAAGATAACTTCCCCAAACTCTACCTTTTGCTAAGCTGATAATTCTATCCTCTCCCATCGCATCCTTCATTCGGGACATACTCACTCCTTGATGAATTTCATATCCTTTTACAGAAACACCATTCATAATTTCCAAGCAATCTTTTCCAAATTGAAAACTTCCTTGGTATTGTAGTAAATTTTTATCTTTTTCTAAGATTGTATTCATCTCTAGAAATCCACAGGCTTCTACGCTTCCTGCTTCACTTTCTATCTCATAAGGATCTTCTATTCTGGAGCCTAACATTTGAAATCCACCACAAATTCCAATAATCATCGTGCCCTTTTTTACCTCTTCTCGAAGTTTACGAACGATTCCCTTTTTCTCTATTTCTAAATAATCTTCTATCGTATTCTTAGATCCCGGTAAAATAATAATATCTTCCCCTTCTATTTCTTCCACTTTTGAAATAAAATGCAAATCAACTTCTTCTAATCTTCTTAAAGCATCAAAATCTGTCATATTAGAAAGGTGCCGAAGTTGAACAACTCCAATTCTAATACTAATTTTTTTCGAGTTTTTCTTTTTATATTTTTCACTCAGGCTATCTTCCTCTTCTAAATCAAAATCAGAATAGGGCATGACTCCCAATACAGGTACTCCTGTTAATGTTTCAATCTTTTCTAATCCCGGTTTTAAGACTTCCACATTTCCACGAAATTTATTGATGATAATTCCTTTTATTCGTCTTCTATCTTTTTCTTCCAACAACATAATCGTTCCATAGATAGAAGCAAAAACTCCTCCTTTGTCAATATCTGCTACCAAAAGTACAGGAGCATCGGCGATACGAGCCATACCGAAATTAGAAATATCTTCTTCCAGCATATTGATTTCCGCAGGACTTCCTGCTCCTTCAATTACTGATATATCATAATGTTTCTCTATTCGATGATAAATTTCTTGTAATCTTGGAATAAAATTTTGTTTATACTTATGGTACTCCAGCCCTGTTAAATTTCCAAAAGATTTTCCTTCAATAATTACTTGAATTTTTTTATCATTACTTGGTTTTAATAGGATAGGATTCATCCATGCTTGTGGCTCTAATCCAATGGCTTCCGCCTGTACTGCCTGAGCTCTTCCCATTTCTTTTCCATCTTTTGTCACATAAGAGTTCAATGCCATATTCTGTGATTTAAAAGGACAAACACGATATCCATCCTTTTGAAAAATACGACAGAGAGCTGTTACAGTAGCGCTCTTTCCTACTCCAGATGCTGTTCCTACTACCATAAGACTTCTATGCTTCCTCATGTACTTCTCCTCTTACTTTCAAACATTCCCCTAAGAAAAATAACAATAAAATAAGTAATAACAATACTGCACTCAAAGCTGAACTTTCTAAATATTTTTTATCTACAAGTAAAGAATAATTTACTAAAGATACCACAGGAAAAATATCTCCTAGTTGCATTGTATAGGCTAATGTAAACTCTCCCAAAAAAATAGCAAAACTTTGTAAAAAACTCAATAAAAAAAGAGGTCTTAAAATTGGAAATTGTATTTTCCAAAAATAGGTCCAATGAGAAGTCCCATCCAATAAAGCCATTTCTTGTAAGTCTTTTGGAAAGTTTTTCACGTTCTGATATAAAAAAGAATATGCTAAAGGAATCCCTGTCATGAAATAAGCAAACACTAATAATAGTGTAAATGGAACTTCATATAAGACATAAATATAATAAAGAGTCATTGCAAAAAAAGCTCCAGATATTCCTAAGTTAGAAAAGATAAGTAATTCTATTATTCTACTATAATTTCTAAGTAAAAAATAAACAATCATAACGGTTCCCAGAGCGGCAATTCCTGCTACCAAAAAAGAATTTCCCAAACTTCGCCAAATAGGATATTCTTCTTGAAAAGAGGAACTAAAAATAATTTGATAAGCTCGGAGACTAAATTCCCCTGTAAAATAATTATAAAAAGATGCCACAATGGAAGCCAAAACAATTCCACACTCAAATAGAGCATATAGAGCAGAAAATAGAAAAGTATAATATGGCATTTTCTTAGAATATCCACTTCCTTTTAGCTCATAATCTGGAAGGAGTATTCCTAAAGAATTTACAGAAAGTAACATCAAAAATTGTAATAGTCCATAAATCATAGCTTTCGAAAAATTAAAATCTCCTTGTAAAGTGGAAGCAATTTCGACTTCTAAACTTTGATATTGAATTCCTCCCAAGGATAATAAAATAGCAAAACTTAAAAAACAATAAGTAAAACATAAAATAAAAGCTTTAAATACTTGAGGCATCATAAGAGGTAACTGCCCCTTCCAAAAAATTTTCCAAGAACTTGCCCCATCTAAGATCATAGACTCTTCGATTTCTTTTGGGATTCTTCGTAAAGATTCCCCGATATATTTTACAAAAATAGGAGAATTATAAAATACATGAGCTATTAAAATTGCTTTCATACTATATAAAATAGAAAATTTTTCAATCCAAGGTAAATTAAATACAATGGAAAAAATTCCTATTGTTGATAATACCGGAAAAAAAAAGGGAATAAATAATAAACTTTCCAAAATTTTACTTAATAAATTTTTATGGTACGCTAGATATCTCGCTGGAATAATTGCCACGATAAAGGCCAAACAGCTAGAATAGATACTTTGTTTCCAAGTGAATACAACAGTCCTCCAAAGACTTCTATCCAAACTATTTTGTATCTCTTCCATAACCCAAAAATCTCGGACAAACCAAAACAAAGGTAAAATCCACAAAAGTAAATATATACTGTTGATTATTATTTTTGGGTATTTATATCGTCTCATTTCCCTTTCCCCTATACATAGTAAGATATATTTGTTATTATATCATATCTTATGCTATAATGAAACGAGGAAATCAAATAGGAAAGGAAGCGACAATGTTTTATTTTTTTTATGGAAATCAAAGTCTTTTAGAATTAGAATTAAAAAAAAGGAGAGAAGAATATTCACAAAAAAATTATATCATTCATTCTTTTGATTTCAGTAATCAAGAGGAAGAAATCTTCTTACAAGAACTCTCTATGAACTCTATGTTTGCTGAAACAAAATGTTTCTTAGTAAAACGAGTAGAACATTTTAAAGGGAATCAGCTCTCTAACTTATTAAAAGGAATGAGTCTGTTTGATTTATCTAAAAAAGAAATTTTCTTTTTTTATGCTGAAAAAGAAATTGGAAAAACAGTAGAAAAAGAACTCACAAAACTTGGTACAGAAATAACAATCTTTACCGAAGAAGAACAAGAAAAAAATTTGAAACATTATTTAGAAAAGAAACTCTCTTTATCTTCCTACGATGCAGAAAAATTATTAGAGATGCTTGGAAAAAATTTTCATAAAATCGAACAAGAAAGTAATAAAATTCTCCAATTTTTAGATGGAGAATCATTCTCCTTTGAAAAGGTCTTTCCCATTTTAAGTATCGAAAAAGAATATAATATTTTTAGCATCATCGATCAATTTTTAGAACAAGAAAGCCCTCAAATTTTATTAGAATATCTACAACAAAATAAGAATGATATTTCTGTTATCTTGTATAATTTAGCAGAATCTGTATTTCTCATCGCAAAAATTTCTTCTCTAATAGAGCAGGATCAAATCGATGATAGAGTTTCTTATACGAATTTTAAAACCTCTTTTTCTAAGATTCAACAATATTTTCGTGGAAAAGGAAATCGTATCTTGTATCCTTATCCAGTCTATTTAAAAATAAAAATAGCCAAAAAGCATCCGATATCTTTTTGGCTAAAAAAACTTAATGAAATTTTACTCTGCGAATACCAATTCAAAAGTGGATTTATGGATATTCAAATGAGTGTAGAACAATTTATTCTTGGATTTTACCCATTCTCTTTAAGTATTCCCCAAGATAAATAAACGGAGTATCACAAATAGCCACTAGAAACTTAATCAAATATGTGCCTATAAAAACTTCCCATAAAACCGGTAATGGAAATACTCCATAAAAAGCAACAACGGTAAAAATAAAGCTATCTAAAAGTTGACTTACCATAGTACTGGCATTATTTCGTATCCAGATATACTTTCTATCTTGAAAACGATGTCTCCAAAATTCATAGGCCCAAATGTCATGTTGTTGTGAGATTAAATATGCTAGCAGAGAAGCAATTGCCAATCTTGGCATTAAAGCAAAAACTCCTTTTACTCCATCAAACAATTCTATTCCGGCAGAAGATGGAGTAAAGTGGATAGCAACTTGCATGATGATAGTCATAGCTATCATACTAAAAAATCCTAGATATACTGCTTTTTTTGCCTCTTCTTTTCCATAATTTTCAGCTAAAATATCTGTGACTAGATATCCCCCTGCATACAAAATATTTCCTAGGGTAACTTCCATTCCAAATAATCTTACCAACATCACAACTTGAATGTTTGCTAAAATAGTAGCCACTGGTACCCAAGCAAACAAACCTATTTTTCCAAAGCGATAATAAATTGCCATGATACATAGAAAATTACATAGCAACATAATCGCCCACAAAATTTCATTTTGCATTTCTGTTTTCCTCCAAATTTATTTTCAATGATAGTTATATATTTTACTGATATTTTTTTGGATTGTCAATAAAAAACGATATACAAATGAAGAAGAATAAGGTATGATAGAGAAGAATAAAAAAATAATTGAGGGATGAAACAATGAAAAGAAAAGAGACTGTTCATGAAAATATTTATGACAAATATCAAAAACTACATGAGTCCGGAGAAGAATTAGAAAAACAAGTCAGTAGAAATAAAAGATCTTCTGCCTTACTTATGATTTTATTTATTATTTTGAGCTTGAGTATCGCCAATATGTTTAGTGTTAGTTTAGGCTTACGGAATGATCAATTAGGTCTAGTAAAAAAACATACTCTTATGATTTTTATTGGACTTTTTTTGTGTTTTGTCTTAAGTAAAATTTCTTATAAAACTTTTCAAAAATCTTTTGCGAAAAAAGCCTTATATATCATTCCTCCTCTTATCTTTATAGGAATGATGCTTGCTCCCTCCAGTATTGTACCTGTTAGAAATGGAGCAAGGGCTTGGATTCAACTAGGAGGTTTTGCTATTCAACCGGCGGAGCTTTTTAAAGTTAGTTACATTATTCTATTATCTGGTGTATTAGCCAGAATCGAAGATGAAAATTCTCTGAAAGATTATACTTTAATTGGACTTGTAGGAGGTTTTATTTTTCTTCCTTATGCTGTTTTTATTCATTTTCAAAATGACTTAGGAGCTATTATTCACTATGCTTTAATTACAGGGTATCTTTTCGTTTTGAGTAATGTTTCTATTAAAATCATTCGTCTTTGGAGTCTCATTGGAGGAGTCGCTATCGTATCCGCTTTCTCTCTTATCTATAAATTAGGTGCAGATAATCTTTCCGGATATAAGTTAAAAAGAATTTATAGTTTCTTGGATGGTTTATTTACCGGAAATTATAGCCCGGAATTTGGTTATCAAGTGCGACAAGCCTTGATTGGTTTTGGTAGTGGAGGATTTTTAGGAAAAGGTTTTGCAAATGGAATTCAAAAATATAGTTATGTACCTGAAACAGCAACCGATTTTATCTCCGTTACTTTTGGAGAAGAATTTGGATTGTTAGGAATGTTTATCCTTCTTTCCTTTTATTTGATTCTTTATTGGATTATTTGTACCATCTCCAAAGAATGTCAGGATAGCTTTGGAAAGTATTTATCTGCCGGAATCGGTGCCTATCTTATTATTCAAGTATTCATCAATATTGGAGTAGCTATTGGAATTCTTCCAGTTTTTGGATTAACCCTACCTCTTTTTAGTAATGGTGGAAGTTCTATTTTTGCAATTTTAAGTGCTTTAGGAATTTGTTTAAACATCAATAAAACAAGTCATTTATTTGAAAAAAAGAAAAAGAAATGATATAATAATAAGATATTATAATAAAATTTTAGGAAGGTTTATCTCTATGGAAATGAAAGATATTATTGAAAAAGTAAACTACTATTCTCGTCTGTCTAAAAAACGAGCTTTGACAGCGGAGGAAGAAGCAGATAGAGCAATTTGGAGAAAACGATACTTAGAAAAATTAACCTCTCAAGTTCGAAAACATTTAGACTCTATCCAAATTGTAGATGAAAAAGAACAGAATAAAATACAATAGAATGAAAAAATATGGAGGCAACAAGTTATGGAAATGACGACAGTAAAATCTATTTTTAGAAACAAAGGAACATATATCGACAAGGAAGTAAAACTGGGAGCTTGGGTTCGAAAAATTCGTTCTCAAAAGAATTTTGGTTTCTTAGAAATCAATGATGGATCTTTTTTTTATGGAATCCAAGTAGTTTTTGATACTTCTTTAGAAAATTTTGATGAAATATCAAGACTATCGATTGCATCTTCTGTGATAGTAGAAGGTACTTTAGTAAAATCTGAAGGAGCTGGACAAGAGTTTGAAATCAAAGCAAGCAAAGTAGAAGTATGTCAAAAAGCAGACTTAGATTATCCTTTACAAAATAAACGACATAGTTTTGAATTTTTAAGAACCAAATCTCATTTACGAGCTAGAACGAATACTTTCTCAGCTGTTTTTAGAGTGCGATCTGCAGCAGCCTATGCAATTCATAAATTTTTCCAAGAACAAAACTTTGTCTATGTACACACTCCAATTATTACAAGCTCTGATGCGGAAGGAGCTGGAGAAATGTTCCGTATCACAACTTTGGACTTAAATAATGTCCCTAAAAACGAGGATGGAAGTATCAATTTCCAAAAAGATTTCTTTGGCAAATCCACCAACCTAACGGTAAGTGGACAATTAAATGGGGAAACTTATTGTGCAGCATTCCGAAATATTTATACTTTCGGACCGACTTTCCGTGCTGAGTATTCCAATACAGCAAGACACGCTTCTGAATTCTGGATGATCGAACCGGAAATGGCCTTTGCCGATTTAGAAGTCAATATGGACATTGCAGAAAAAATGGTGAAATATATCATTCGTTATGTGATGGAAACTTGTCCGGAAGAAATGAACTTCTTCAATCAATTCATTGAAAAAGGACTATTTGATAAATTAAACAATGTACTGAACAATGATTTTGGTCGATTAACTTATACGGAAGCGATTGATATTTTAGAAAAATCCGGGAAGAAATTTGAATATCCTGTAAAGTGGGGAATTGACCTACAAAGTGAACATGAAAGATACTTAGCAGAAGAACACTTCAAGAAACCTGTATTCTTAGTGGATTATCCAAAAGATATTAAAGCTTTCTATATGAAACTGAATGAAGATGGAAAAACAGTACGAGCGATGGATTTACTAGCTCCACAAATCGGAGAAATTATCGGTGGATCACAAAGAGAAGATAATCTTGAAATTTTAGAAACTAGAATGAATGAATTGGGAATGGACAAAGAAGATTATTCTTTCTATCTTGATTTAAGAAAATATGGAAGTTTCCCTCATTCAGGATATGGTCTTGGCTTTGAAAGAATGATTATGTATCTAACAGGAATGGCAAATATTCGTGACGTTATTCCTTTCCCAAGAACACCTAACAATATCGAATTCTAGGATACTATCATGTTATTATATTTGTGCATAGGAATGTTTCTGTGTATTCTTTTTTACACTGTGACCTATCCCTATGCCTTCAAATTAAGATGTTGTACAAAGAAGGGCATACTTGGGACTATGTTTCTCGAGATTTTGCTAATTTTTTATTGTATGTAGATTATTACATCACATCACAGGAGCAAGTATGAAACCAAAAATTCAAGAAATTATCATTGTAGAAGGTAGAGATGATATTTCTGCAGTGAAAGCAGCAGTTGATGCTGAAATTATTCAGGTCAACGGTTTTGCAATTCGTAAAAAAGGCAACATTGACAAAATAAAAAAAGCTTATGAAAAGAAAGGAATTATTTTATTAACAGATCCGGATTATGCAGGAAATGAAATTCGTTCTTTTTTACAAAAGCATTTTCCAAAAGCAAAAAACGCTTATATCAGTCGCTCTGAAGGAAAAAAAGGAGATGATATCGGTGTTGAAAATGCCAAACCGGAGGCTATACTGCGAGCTTTAGAACTAGCAAAATGTAATATAGAAAAACAAGAAAATGCTTATTCCATTCAGTTTCTATATGATTTAGAATTAGTAGGTCATCCACGATCTACAAAATATCGAGAAATTTTTACTTCCATTTTAGGTATTGGATATTCCAACGGAAAACAATTACTCTCCAAATTAAACCGCTACGGTTTTTCGGAAGAAGAAATTTTAAAGGCTCATCAAAAAATGAAGGAGGAATATGAAAAATAAAATTCGTGAACTCTTACTACAATATGATTCTATCCTTATAACTGCACATAAAAATCCAGATGGTGACGCAGTAGGAGCCGGATTGGCACTCACTCTTTCTTTATTAGAATTGGGGAAAAAAGTTCGTTTTGTATTGCAAGATAAAATTCCAGATACTACTCTTTTTTTGGAAGGCTCTCATCTCATTGAACAGTATCAAGAAGAAGAAAACTTTCAAAATATAGAGCTCGTTGTATTTCTTGACTGTGCAACAAGAGATCGTGCCGGATGTATGAATCACTTGACCGAAGGAAAAACAACTATCAATATTGATCATCATATGAGTAATCCTCATTATGGGGACTATGCTTTTGTGGAACCGAACATTTCTGCCACTTCGGAAATTTTAACTCAATTATTGCGAGAGTGGAATTTTCCAATGAATGTTGCCATTGCTTCTGCCTTGTATTTAGGGATTGTAAACGATACCGGAAATTTTGAACACGATAATGTCACTGTAAATACCTTAAAAGCTGCTCAATTTTTAGTAGAGCAGGGAGCAAACAATGCTATGATTGTCCGAAATTTTTTAAAGACCAATTCCTATGCAAGTTTAAAATTACTAGGAGAAGCTCTTTTTCATTTTCAATTCTTTGAAGAAAAAAAATTATCTTACTTCTATCTAACAAAGGAAGTAATGAATAAATATGCAGCGAAAAAAGAACATACTGAAGGAATTGTAGAAAAATTACTTTCCTATGAAAAAGCAAGTGTTTCTCTTTTCTTACGAGAAGAAGAAGATGGAAGTATCAAAGGAAGTATGAGAAGTAAAGATAGTATTGACGTCAATCAAATAGCAGCCTACTTTGGTGGTGGTGGTCATGTCAAAGCAGCCGGTTTTTCTTCTCAAGACTGTGCAGATATTATTTTAAATAAAATATTAGAACTATTATAATACAAGGAGGAATTATGGAAAAAGAAACTAGTATTGTATTTTTAAAACCAAAAAGATTCGAAGATTGTGATGACTGCGTCAGATATGTTGCAGAAGATAAAATTGTAAATGTCAATTTAAAAGACTTAAAGGAAAAAGATGCTCGAAGATTATACGATTATGTTCATGGAGCTGTCTATGTAAAACAAGCAAAACTAATCGATATTGGAGAAAATATTTTCTGCTGTGTTCCAAAAAATATAAATTCAGAAGTAAAATATAATCAAGGGAATACCTCCAAATCAAATGAAGAAGAAGAGATTATCCCTTTCGCAAAATAATCATGAAATACTACATAAAGAGAAACAGCCGTTTATTACTAAACGGCTGTTTCTGTTTGAATAAGGTATATGATTATGACTATCTAACTTTGGTATACACATACAATTCATGAATTTCTTTATCGTATCCTTCATAAAAACCAACTGGCATTCCTCTGTCTACTCGAGTTCCTCTATTTGCTAATACTAATAGATCTGAATTTGTCGGATCAATTGATAATCCTTCAATTTCTCCTGCTCGTTTAAAATCAGACATTTCTCTAAATAAACTTACATAGCTAGCTGTTTGTTTTTTATCAGAGATATCAGCGACATAAATATTATCACTTTCATGGAAATCTGCATCTCCATCATCAGCAGAAATTAGCATTTTTCCATCGATGCAATAAATTCCTTGTGTATATTGTGGATCTGGACGAAGATGAACTTTTCTTTCATATTTTTTTGTTGCTAAATCATAACAATATAAATATCTTCCCTTTGTCCAATCTGCCATCCAAACTGTATTATTATCTCTATCTACAGCTAAACCGCATACTTCAACTTGTCCAGATTCTGCATCCCACGGAATAGAATATTTGTATTCCAAAGTGGCTGCATCATAAACAGCCACTTGAATATTCTTACTTGTTCCAAACTCAAAAATTTCAATTCCAGTATAAATTTCACCATTCCATACATCAATATCACCAAAGTGATTTGCTTCCTTTTCCAATTTTGTGAAAGGGTTTGTATTTTTTTGAACTAAGTTTCCAGACTTATCATATTTATACAAAGCAGTACTGCTGGAAATATAATAATAGTCTTTATCTACTGCAATTCCTTGGCGTCCTTCTACTTCAATAACCTTAGAAAGTTTATATTCAGTTCCTAGACTAGGAGCAGCGAAGGTAAATTGAGAAATCAATAGTACAAATAAAATACTTAGAATTTTTTTCATAAATCCTCCCATCTTATCTTTTTTCTTCTGAAAAATCCAAGCTTGCTAATCTCTTATATTGTCTCCATCTTCGTTGAGAATCCCATTGGTTCTTATCGAATAAAGCTTTCGCTTCGTTTGGATTTGTTTTCATAAGAGTTAAATATCTCGTTTC encodes:
- a CDS encoding cell division protein SepF: MEKETSIVFLKPKRFEDCDDCVRYVAEDKIVNVNLKDLKEKDARRLYDYVHGAVYVKQAKLIDIGENIFCCVPKNINSEVKYNQGNTSKSNEEEEIIPFAK
- a CDS encoding YncE family protein, with product MKKILSILFVLLISQFTFAAPSLGTEYKLSKVIEVEGRQGIAVDKDYYYISSSTALYKYDKSGNLVQKNTNPFTKLEKEANHFGDIDVWNGEIYTGIEIFEFGTSKNIQVAVYDAATLEYKYSIPWDAESGQVEVCGLAVDRDNNTVWMADWTKGRYLYCYDLATKKYERKVHLRPDPQYTQGIYCIDGKMLISADDGDADFHESDNIYVADISDKKQTASYVSLFREMSDFKRAGEIEGLSIDPTNSDLLVLANRGTRVDRGMPVGFYEGYDKEIHELYVYTKVR
- the asnS gene encoding asparagine--tRNA ligase: MTTVKSIFRNKGTYIDKEVKLGAWVRKIRSQKNFGFLEINDGSFFYGIQVVFDTSLENFDEISRLSIASSVIVEGTLVKSEGAGQEFEIKASKVEVCQKADLDYPLQNKRHSFEFLRTKSHLRARTNTFSAVFRVRSAAAYAIHKFFQEQNFVYVHTPIITSSDAEGAGEMFRITTLDLNNVPKNEDGSINFQKDFFGKSTNLTVSGQLNGETYCAAFRNIYTFGPTFRAEYSNTARHASEFWMIEPEMAFADLEVNMDIAEKMVKYIIRYVMETCPEEMNFFNQFIEKGLFDKLNNVLNNDFGRLTYTEAIDILEKSGKKFEYPVKWGIDLQSEHERYLAEEHFKKPVFLVDYPKDIKAFYMKLNEDGKTVRAMDLLAPQIGEIIGGSQREDNLEILETRMNELGMDKEDYSFYLDLRKYGSFPHSGYGLGFERMIMYLTGMANIRDVIPFPRTPNNIEF
- the rnmV gene encoding ribonuclease M5 produces the protein MKPKIQEIIIVEGRDDISAVKAAVDAEIIQVNGFAIRKKGNIDKIKKAYEKKGIILLTDPDYAGNEIRSFLQKHFPKAKNAYISRSEGKKGDDIGVENAKPEAILRALELAKCNIEKQENAYSIQFLYDLELVGHPRSTKYREIFTSILGIGYSNGKQLLSKLNRYGFSEEEILKAHQKMKEEYEK
- a CDS encoding DHH family phosphoesterase, which codes for MKNKIRELLLQYDSILITAHKNPDGDAVGAGLALTLSLLELGKKVRFVLQDKIPDTTLFLEGSHLIEQYQEEENFQNIELVVFLDCATRDRAGCMNHLTEGKTTINIDHHMSNPHYGDYAFVEPNISATSEILTQLLREWNFPMNVAIASALYLGIVNDTGNFEHDNVTVNTLKAAQFLVEQGANNAMIVRNFLKTNSYASLKLLGEALFHFQFFEEKKLSYFYLTKEVMNKYAAKKEHTEGIVEKLLSYEKASVSLFLREEEDGSIKGSMRSKDSIDVNQIAAYFGGGGHVKAAGFSSQDCADIILNKILELL
- a CDS encoding DUF896 domain-containing protein, with translation MEMKDIIEKVNYYSRLSKKRALTAEEEADRAIWRKRYLEKLTSQVRKHLDSIQIVDEKEQNKIQ